A genomic region of Pseudorca crassidens isolate mPseCra1 chromosome 10, mPseCra1.hap1, whole genome shotgun sequence contains the following coding sequences:
- the MEA1 gene encoding male-enhanced antigen 1, whose amino-acid sequence MAAVVLGGDTMGPERIFPNQTEELGPHQGPTEGTGDWSSEEPEEEQEETGAGPAGYSYQPLNQDPEQEEVELAPVGDGEDVVADIQDRIQALGLHLPDPPLESEDEDEEGAIASSNHSSIPMDPEHVELVKRTMAGVSLPAPGVPAWAREISDAQWEDVVQKALQARQAAPSWK is encoded by the exons ATGGCAGCAGTAGTTCTAGGGGGAGACACCATGGGTCCTGAACGTATCTTCCCCAATCAGACTGAGGAACTCGGGCCACACCAGGGCCCTACAGAAGGCACTGGGGATTGGAGCAGTGAGGAACCAGAGGAAGAGCAAGAGGAAACGGGGGCAGGACCAGCTGGCTACTCCTACCAGCCCCTGAATCAAGATCCTGAACAAGAGGAGGTGGAGCTGGCACCAGTGGGGGATGGAGAAGATGTAGTTGCTGATATCCAGGATCGGATCCAG GCCCTGGGGCTTCATTTGCCAGACCCACCATTAGAAAGCGAGGATGAAGATGAGGAGGGAGCTATAGCATCGAGCAACCACAGCTCTATTCCTATGGACCCAG AACACGTGGAGCTGGTGAAAAGGACGATGGCTGGTGTAAGCCTACCTGCGCCAGGGGTTCCTGCCTGGGCTCGGGAGATATCAGATGCCCAGtgggaagatgtggtacagaagGCCCTCCAAGCCCGGCAGGCTGCCCCTTCCTGGAAGTGA
- the PPP2R5D gene encoding serine/threonine-protein phosphatase 2A 56 kDa regulatory subunit delta isoform — protein sequence MPYKLKKEKEPPKLAKGAAKPSSSSKDGGGESAEEAQPQPQPPPQPPPQPPSSNKRPSNSTPPPTQLSKIKYSGGPQIVKKERRQSSSRFNLSKNRELQKLPALKDSPTQEREELFIQKLRQCCVLFDFVSDPLSDLKFKEVKRAGLNEMVEYITHSRDVVTEAIYPEAVTMFSVNLFRTLPPSSNPTGAEFDPEEDEPTLEAAWPHLQLVYEFFLRFLESPDFQPNIAKKYIDQKFVLALLDLFDSEDPRERDFLKTILHRIYGKFLGLRAYIRRQINHIFYRFIYETEHHNGIAELLEILGSIINGFALPLKEEHKMFLIRVLLPLHKVKSLSVYHPQLAYCVVQFLEKESSLTEPVIVGLLKFWPKTHSPKEVMFLNELEEILDVIEPSEFSKVMEPLFRQLAKCVSSPHFQVAERALYYWNNEYIMSLISDNAARVLPIMFPALYRNSKSHWNKTIHGLIYNALKLFMEMNQKLFDDCTQQYKAEKQKGRFRMKEREEMWQRIEELARLNPQYPMFRAPPPLPPVYSMETETPTAEDIQLLKRTVETEAVQMLKDIKKEKVLLRRKSELPQDVYTIKALEAHKRAEEFLTASQEAL from the exons GAGCCCCCCAAGCTTGCCAAAGGCGCGGCGAAGCCCAGCAGCTCGAGCAAGGATGGTGGCGGCGAGAGCGCTGAGGAG GCCCAGCCCCAGCCGCAGCCGCCACCGCAGCCACCACCGCAGCCGCCATCATCCAACAAGCGTCCTAGCAACAGCACACCGCCCCCCACACAGCTCAGCAAAATCAAGTACTCAGGGGGGCCCCAGATTGTCAAGAAGGAGCGACGGCAAAGCTCCTCCCGCTTCAACCTCAGCAAGAACCGGGAGCTGCAGAAGCTTCCTGCCCTGAAAG ACTCACCAACCCAGGAGCGGGAGGAGCTGTTTATCCAGAAGCTACGCCAGTGCTGCGTCCTCTTTGACTTTGTGTCAGACCCACTCAGTGACCTCAAATTCAAGGAGGTGAAGCGGGCGGGGCTCAACGAAATGGTGGAGTACATCACCCACAGCCGCGATGTTGTCACCGAGGCCATTTACCCTGAGGCCGTCACTATG TTTTCAGTGAACCTCTTCCGGACGCTGCCACCTTCCTCAAATCCCACCGGGGCCGAGTTTGACCCTGAGGAAGATGAGCCCACCCTGGAGGCCGCCTGGCCGCATCTCCAG CTCGTGTACGAGTTTTTCTTACGTTTCCTTGAGTCTCCCGATTTCCAGCCAAACATAGCCAAGAAGTACATTGACCAGAAGTTTGTCCTTGCT CTCCTGGACCTGTTTGACAGTGAGGACCCTCGAGAGCGGGACTTCCTCAAGACCATCTTGCATCGCATCTATGGCAAGTTTTTGGGGCTCCGGGCTTATATCCGTAGGCAGATCAACCACATCTTCTACAG GTTCATCTATGAGACGGAGCATCACAATGGGATTGCCGAGCTCCTGGAGATCCTGGGCAG CATCATCAATGGCTTTGCCTTGCCCCTGAAAGAAGAGCACAAGATGTTCCTCATCCGTGTCCTGCTTCCCCTTCACAAGGTCAAGTCTCTGAGTGTCTACCACCCTCAG CTGGCGTACTGCGTGGTACAGTTCCTGGAGAAGGAAAGCAGCCTCACTGAGCCG GTGATCGTGGGCCTTCTCAAGTTCTGGCCCAAGACCCACAGCCCCAAGGAGGTGATGTTCCTGAATGAGCTAGAGGAGATTCTGGATGTCATTGAACCTTCAGAGTTCAGCAAAGTGATGGAACCACTCTTCCGCCAGCTTGCCAAGTGTGTCTCCAGCCCCCATTTCCAG GTGGCAGAGCGTGCCCTCTATTACTGGAACAATGAGTACATCATGAGCCTGATAAGTGACAATGCTGCCCGAGTCCTTCCCATCATGTTCCCTGCACTCTACAGGAACTCCAAGAGCCACTGGAACAA GACAATCCATGGCCTGATCTACAATGCCCTGAAGCTGTTTATGGAGATGAATCAGAAGCTGTTTGATGACTGTACACAACAGTACAAGGCAGAGAAGCAGAA GGGCCGGTTCcgaatgaaagagagagaagagatgtgGCAAAGGATTGAGGAGCTGGCTCGCCTTAACCCCCAG TATCCCATGTTCCGAGCGCCTCCACCACTGCCTCCTGTGTACTCGATGGAGACGGAGACCCCCACGGCAGAGGACATCCAGCTTCTGAAGAGAACGGTGGAGACAGAGGCCGTGCAG ATGCTAAAGGACATCAAGAAGGAGAAAGTGCTGCTTCGGCGGAAGTCAGAGCTGCCTCAGGACGTGTACACCATCAAGGCACTGGAGGCGCACAAGCGGGCGGAAGAGTTTCTAACTGCCAGCCAGGAGGCGCTCTGA